Proteins encoded within one genomic window of Anopheles gambiae chromosome 3, idAnoGambNW_F1_1, whole genome shotgun sequence:
- the LOC3291930 gene encoding chaoptin translates to MPNGTQVILIVNLQNVLLDAKLCSTGVQFVNSLSVDNSPKLGIVIIPSACTIQTLIMYKTGVRNIHFEKNGSIKSVTIRNSPITNIPTTLLTLPAIQHILLEYTKIASIDLSWFYPLKGLATLKLVNSNLLVVHGDGRTNVTTGLNVINLSYNSLRTLNLNGFAPFAELTQLVLTHNKLESLTGTLNIPALTGLMLNHNRLKQLDACQWNDTQQLQGITLAHNYLRQVPACLERFASLAHIDLNHNRIGYVRWEDLQQLPKLASIDLSFNRITAIPPDQAQYPSLLKQLVLYGNPIEVVTIPDGLNDTIHVTVV, encoded by the coding sequence ATGCCAAACGGCACACAAGTAATACTAATTGTAAACCTGCAGAACGTATTGCTGGATGCGAAATTGTGTAGCACAGGGGTACAGTTTGTCAACAGCCTATCAGTCGACAATTCGCCCAAGCTCGGTATCGTTATCATACCGTCCGCATGTACCATACAAACACTGATCATGTACAAAACTGGCGTGCGAAACATTCACTTCGAGAAAAATGGTAGCATAAAAAGTGTGACCATTAGGAACAGTCCCATAACGAACATTCCGACCACGCTTCTAACGCTTCCTGCCATCCAGCACATACTGCTCGAGTACACAAAGATCGCGAGTATTGATCTGAGTTGGTTTTATCCGCTAAAGGGTTTAGCAACCCTGAAGCTAGTAAATAGCAACTTGCTAGTCGTACACGGTGACGGCCGCACGAACGTCACCACCGGATTGAACGTTATAAACTTGAGCTACAACTCGCTGAGAACCCTCAATCTGAACGGGTTTGCACCGTTCGCCGAACTGACGCAGCTTGTGTTGACGCACAATAAGCTCGAATCGCTCACCGGTACGCTAAACATTCCGGCCCTTACCGGTCTTATGTTGAATCACAACCGCCTTAAGCAGCTGGACGCGTGCCAGTGGAATGACACGCAGCAATTGCAGGGCATTACACTGGCACATAATTACCTTCGTCAAGTGCCGGCATGTTTGGAGCGATTCGCTAGCTTAGCGCACATCGATCTGAACCACAACCGAATCGGATACGTTCGGTGGGAAGATTTACAACAGCTGCCCAAGCTTGCATCGATAGATTTATCGTTTAATCGTATCACCGCAATACCGCCCGACCAAGCCCAATATCCATCGCTGCTTAAGCAGCTGGTTCTGTACGGAAATCCGATCGAGGTTGTTACCATACCGGACGGATTAAATGACACTATTCATGTGACAGTTGTTTGA